The genomic window GCTGAGCGCAACAAGAAGTCAGAGGAAGTCGGACGACGCAAGCGGGCCGGCGAAGATGCCACAGCGTTGATGGAAGAGACCAAATCTCTGCGCGAGGAAGGCGAACGCCAGGAGAAGCTCGCGGGCCAACTGGAAGAGGAGCTGAGAACAGCGATGTCGCAGATTCCGAATCTCCCTCACTCCAGCGTGCCAGTGGGAAAGAGCGAGCATGACAATGTTGAGACCCGCCGTTGGGGGCAGCCGCCGAAATTTAGCTTTCAGCCAAAACCACATTGGGAATTAGGCGAGCAGCTCGGCGTGCTCGACCTTGAGCGCGCCTCCAAGCTCTCCGGCGCGCGCTTTGCCGTTTATTGGGGTCAGGGCGCGAAACTTGAGCGCGCACTAGCCAATTTCATGCTGGACGTTCACACGCGTGAGCATGGATACACCGAGGTTTTACCTCCGTACATGGTGAACTCTGCGTCCATGTACGGCACCGGACAGCTACCCAAGTTCGCCGGCGATTTGTTTCGCATTCAGGATCACGACCTCTGGTTGATTCCCACCGCGGAAGTCCCGCTCACAAATCTCTACCGTGACGAAACGCTAGATGAAAGCAAGCTTCCCATTTCGGTAACTGGATACACGCCTTGCTTCCGCAGCGAAGCCGGATCTTACGGCAAAGACGTGCGTGGCATCATCCGCCAGCATCAGTTCCAGAAAGTTGAACTGGTGAAGTTCGCGCATCCGGAACGCTCCTACGAGGATCACGAGCAGCTGACGCATGATGCGGAAATCATCCTGCAACGGCTCGGACTCCACTATCGCGTCGTCACACTCTGCACCGGAGACATGGGATTCGGTTCCGCCAAAACCTATGACATCGAAGTATGGCTGCCCGGACAGAACCTGTTTCGGGAAATTTCGTCTTGCTCAAATTTCGAAAGCTTCCAGGCCCGCCGCGCCAACATTCGCTTCCGCTCAGCGGCAAAGAAGAAAACAGAATTCGTCCACACGATTAACGGCAGCGGCCTTGCCGTCGGGCGCACCTGGCTGGCGATACTCGAGAATTACCAGCAGGCAGATGGAAGCGTGGTAATCCCAGACGCTCTGCGTCCGTATATGGGCAGTGAAACAATCGGGTCGCACCGTCACTAAGAGGCCACGAGTCTGGGTACTCGCCGTCTCAGTGGGATGCTCGGCTCGCGCAGCGTTCCTACCCAGGTTTTCAGCTCATCGAGGGACATGAAGTTGAGAATTCGATCGCGCTTGATTCCAGCCTGCAGAGCTGCGGTGACGGAGTATTCCATAAATCCAAGCTGAGTCGGACCATGCGAGTCTGTGCCCAGCGAAATGCGGCACCCTGCTTTTCTTGCCAGTCGCAGCAGATCAACATTCAAGTCCTGGCGATCGGGATAGCCATCGATCTCCACTGCCTTATCCAGACGGGCTGCTTCGTCGAAAACTTGAGGCCATTCGGCCGTCAGGCCCATCCGGTAGTTGTAAACGCGACCACGTGGGTGTCCGAGAATCTGGATCGCCGGATTGCGCAATGCGGCGATGTAGCGTGGCAACCATAGCAGTTCGCGGCAAAACAGAGGTTATGGGAATCGCCCCGCAGTTTCTCGTCGACGATCTGCAGCGAGCGATCGCATACTACTGTGAAAAGCTTGGTTTCGAGCTCGAGTTCGTCTATGACTCTTTCTATGCAGCGGTCAGGCGCGACGGATTCTCGGTCCACCTCGAGAATGCGCCGAGGCTGGCCGGCGAAAGAGATCACCGCAGGCAGAATGAGCATCTGGACGCGTACGTTTCGGTATCCGGGATCCGGTCTTTGTTAAGCGAACTGCAAGAGCGTGGCGCGCACGTGATCAGACCGGTTGAAGAGCGACCGTGGTCGTGGGTGGATTTTTACGTCGAAGATCCTGACGGCTACATTCTCTGTTTCAGTGAACCGACTGCTTGAAGACTTCGACTGCTGAGTGCGTTAGCTGCAGTACCAGTCTTTGCGCGTGAAGGGCAAGCCGCTCCAGCCGCTGCCGGAGTTGCTGAAAAGTACCTGATACAGATTCAGACGACGCGTGCTGAACGCGTGTGCGCATCCTGCTAGATATAACTTCCAGGTCCGGAACGTTGTTTCATCCACAAAATTACGAGCTTTGTCGTGTTGTGACTCCAGCCGGCTCCGCCATCGATCGAGTGTGAGTGCGTAGTGTTCACGGAGGCTCTCTACATCTCGCACTTCAAAGCCCGCTGATTCAGCGATGCCAAGCGTTGTGTGAATCGGCACCAGTTCTCCGTCGGGAAATACATAGCGCGCGAGGAATGGATTGCGTCCTTCTGACGTGTTGCTGCCTGCGGCAATCCCATGATTGAGAAACACTCCTCCACTGCGCAGCAGGCGATAGATCGCCACGAAATATTCCGGCAGATGCTTTTCACCTACGTGCTCAAACATGCCTACACTGGCGATTTTGTCGTACTTGTCGGAGACCCTGTGCTCGCGGTAATCGCCAAATTCAACCGAACAGCGATGACTGAGACCTGCAGCTTGAATGTGGGCCGCCGCCAGTTTGGCCTGTTCGCGGCTGAGGGTGATTCCAGTCGCGGTTACGCCGTAATTGGCGGCAGCGTGGATGATCAGACCTCCCCAGCCACAACCGACGTCCAACAGCCGTTCGCCAGGCTTCAACCGGAGCTTGCGGCAGATGTGATCAAGCTTCTGCTCTTGCGCTTTGTCGAGATCGTCTCGCTTGTCCTCGAAATAGGCACAGGAATACACCATGCGCTTGTCGAGCCAGGTCGCGTAAAAATCGTTCGATAGGTCATAGTGGAAGTGGATGGCCGCACTATCCCGTTGCTCGGAATGAATCCGACCCGGCAAATGAACCGGCTCTGCCGGGCGTCCATCGTGTCCCGCTTTGGGAAGACTCAGCAGAAGAGGCAGTGCGAGACGAATCTGCTCAAGACCATTGTGATGATGAGTGAGAATCCGCTCAACGACCGAGATCGCTGCGGCGAAATCGCCTTTGATTTCGATGTCGCCAAAGATGTAAGCCTCGGCGAGACGCAGTTCGCTCAGGTGAGTGAGAACCGCGCGCAGTGCCTGTGGACTGTGAATAACAATCGTGAACCGGGAGTTCGGTCCCGAGCTCCATCGCGAGCCGTCCCACAATACGACTGAGAAATTGCATCCGCCCGATTCGGTCGCGAGCTGCTCGAATATCCGGGTGAGGCGCTCAGCGATATTCGCTTGATTGGACTCACGGGGTGGGCGATCACGGAGCCAACGCGAGTCTTTGCCGCTGTGGTGCACGCGATGTTTGGTCGCCAACATCGTAACTACTCCTACATAGTAGGACGCAGCCCACATTCCACTGGTTCCCCAGAACCAGGAGTTTCGGAGCTGTCCAACGGCTGTATCTGCAGCAAACCAGAGAATCAAGCCGAGTCTTCGAATGGCGCCCCTGCAGATACCGGGAAACTCCAAAGGCAATCAACCAACGCTCTAGCCGACAAGTCCGCCTTCGGCTTCGCGGTGCGAGAACCTGTTGCCTTAGCCTGATAATATATCTTGACAGGCATATTCCTATTGGAGTATATACCTGTTGTGGAATCTGCATTCGGAATC from Terriglobales bacterium includes these protein-coding regions:
- a CDS encoding VOC family protein, which gives rise to MATIAVRGKTEVMGIAPQFLVDDLQRAIAYYCEKLGFELEFVYDSFYAAVRRDGFSVHLENAPRLAGERDHRRQNEHLDAYVSVSGIRSLLSELQERGAHVIRPVEERPWSWVDFYVEDPDGYILCFSEPTA
- the serS gene encoding serine--tRNA ligase — translated: MLDLNYVREHLTEVEEKLRQRGMNPQELLGGFRDLDARRRQAITAAESLKAERNKKSEEVGRRKRAGEDATALMEETKSLREEGERQEKLAGQLEEELRTAMSQIPNLPHSSVPVGKSEHDNVETRRWGQPPKFSFQPKPHWELGEQLGVLDLERASKLSGARFAVYWGQGAKLERALANFMLDVHTREHGYTEVLPPYMVNSASMYGTGQLPKFAGDLFRIQDHDLWLIPTAEVPLTNLYRDETLDESKLPISVTGYTPCFRSEAGSYGKDVRGIIRQHQFQKVELVKFAHPERSYEDHEQLTHDAEIILQRLGLHYRVVTLCTGDMGFGSAKTYDIEVWLPGQNLFREISSCSNFESFQARRANIRFRSAAKKKTEFVHTINGSGLAVGRTWLAILENYQQADGSVVIPDALRPYMGSETIGSHRH
- a CDS encoding cyclopropane-fatty-acyl-phospholipid synthase family protein, coding for MILWFAADTAVGQLRNSWFWGTSGMWAASYYVGVVTMLATKHRVHHSGKDSRWLRDRPPRESNQANIAERLTRIFEQLATESGGCNFSVVLWDGSRWSSGPNSRFTIVIHSPQALRAVLTHLSELRLAEAYIFGDIEIKGDFAAAISVVERILTHHHNGLEQIRLALPLLLSLPKAGHDGRPAEPVHLPGRIHSEQRDSAAIHFHYDLSNDFYATWLDKRMVYSCAYFEDKRDDLDKAQEQKLDHICRKLRLKPGERLLDVGCGWGGLIIHAAANYGVTATGITLSREQAKLAAAHIQAAGLSHRCSVEFGDYREHRVSDKYDKIASVGMFEHVGEKHLPEYFVAIYRLLRSGGVFLNHGIAAGSNTSEGRNPFLARYVFPDGELVPIHTTLGIAESAGFEVRDVESLREHYALTLDRWRSRLESQHDKARNFVDETTFRTWKLYLAGCAHAFSTRRLNLYQVLFSNSGSGWSGLPFTRKDWYCS